A single genomic interval of Amycolatopsis albispora harbors:
- a CDS encoding 2-hydroxyacid dehydrogenase yields MLGGTPSAGGKPKVPKIVVTGQLAEPALKVLGEVGEVWVAESQLGPDELRERVAGAHALVTMVGDRVDGAVADAAGPDLAVVANVAVGYDNLDVKALTERGVTVTNTPGVLTEATADLAFGLLLMCTRRLGEGERLLRSRTPWTFHLGFMLGAGLQGRTLGIVGLGQIGRAMARRAKAFGLEIVYSGRNRAPAEVEAELGARRLPLDELLRSADFVSLHCPLTPETRHLINADTLRTMKPGAYLVNTTRGAVVDEPALAEALADGVLAGAALDVFEKEPEVEPRLLELENVVITPHLGSATVETRTEMALLAARNVAAVLSGEPALTAVTA; encoded by the coding sequence ATGTTGGGCGGGACGCCGAGCGCAGGAGGTAAGCCGAAAGTGCCGAAGATCGTGGTCACCGGGCAGCTGGCGGAACCGGCGCTGAAGGTGCTCGGCGAGGTGGGTGAGGTGTGGGTCGCCGAAAGCCAGCTCGGGCCCGATGAGCTGCGTGAACGGGTCGCGGGCGCCCACGCGCTGGTGACCATGGTCGGGGACAGGGTGGACGGCGCGGTGGCCGACGCGGCCGGGCCGGACCTCGCGGTGGTAGCCAACGTGGCCGTCGGTTACGACAACCTGGACGTGAAGGCGCTCACCGAGCGCGGGGTGACGGTGACGAACACCCCGGGTGTGCTCACCGAGGCGACCGCGGACCTGGCGTTCGGCCTGCTGCTGATGTGCACCCGGCGGCTCGGTGAGGGCGAGCGGCTGCTGCGCTCGCGCACCCCGTGGACCTTCCACCTCGGCTTCATGCTCGGCGCCGGGCTGCAGGGCCGCACCCTCGGCATCGTCGGCCTCGGGCAGATCGGCCGGGCGATGGCCCGCCGGGCCAAGGCGTTCGGCCTCGAGATTGTCTACAGTGGACGGAACAGGGCACCGGCCGAGGTGGAGGCCGAGCTGGGCGCGCGGCGGCTGCCGCTGGACGAACTGCTGCGGTCGGCCGACTTCGTCTCGCTGCACTGCCCGCTCACACCGGAGACCCGGCACCTGATCAACGCAGACACGCTGCGGACCATGAAGCCCGGCGCGTACCTGGTCAACACCACGCGCGGCGCGGTGGTCGACGAGCCCGCGCTGGCCGAGGCGCTCGCCGACGGCGTGCTGGCCGGCGCCGCGCTGGACGTGTTCGAGAAGGAACCAGAAGTCGAACCCCGGCTGCTCGAACTGGAGAACGTGGTGATCACCCCGCACCTCGGCTCGGCGACCGTGGAAACCCGCACCGAAATGGCCCTGCTCGCGGCACGCAACGTGGCCGCCGTGCTGTCGGGCGAGCCCGCGCTCACGGCGGTGACAGCGTGA